A genome region from Bacillaceae bacterium IKA-2 includes the following:
- a CDS encoding DctP family TRAP transporter solute-binding subunit, producing the protein MIVNKKGILALVLMFVFSLVLVACGSSDSNDGDASANDQETYDWKFVTEEYEGQVQYEYAAEFADRLKEKSDGKINMEVYQFGGLGSEVNQVELLQSGGVEFAIVSPGFTGTMVSEGQLFALHFLFSDDMEVNQHVLDTSEALNVHLTEKYENFNIKPLAYWTEGAMQWTGSRELRTPADFDSLKMRTQSSPLILRSYEAYNANPTEMSWGELYTSLQQGIVEGQENPIFFIEDAKFHEVQDHMTISEHNIYVAMTTVNSDFYQGLPADIQAMIDETVEEMRPVAYEMQERMNEELLDSIKNNDTHPTEVIELSAAERDAFRELAIPVRQFFIDDVGADAEMILNMLIEEIEAAQ; encoded by the coding sequence ATGATAGTAAATAAAAAAGGAATTTTAGCGCTAGTTTTAATGTTTGTGTTTAGTTTAGTTTTAGTGGCATGTGGTAGTAGCGATAGTAATGATGGTGATGCTTCTGCGAACGATCAAGAAACGTATGACTGGAAGTTTGTAACTGAAGAGTACGAAGGGCAAGTTCAATATGAGTATGCAGCTGAATTTGCTGATCGCTTAAAGGAAAAGTCAGACGGCAAAATTAATATGGAAGTATATCAATTTGGTGGTCTAGGGAGTGAAGTCAACCAAGTTGAATTATTACAAAGTGGTGGAGTAGAATTTGCGATTGTTTCACCGGGGTTTACGGGTACGATGGTAAGTGAAGGTCAATTATTTGCGCTACACTTTTTATTTAGTGATGATATGGAAGTAAATCAACATGTTCTTGATACAAGTGAGGCTTTAAATGTTCACTTAACAGAGAAGTATGAGAACTTTAACATTAAACCACTTGCTTATTGGACAGAAGGTGCGATGCAGTGGACTGGTAGTAGGGAATTACGTACACCAGCAGATTTTGACAGTTTAAAAATGAGAACACAATCTTCGCCGTTAATTTTACGGTCTTACGAAGCTTACAATGCAAACCCTACTGAAATGAGTTGGGGCGAGCTTTATACGAGTTTACAACAAGGGATTGTTGAGGGTCAGGAAAATCCAATTTTCTTTATTGAAGATGCTAAGTTTCATGAAGTGCAAGATCATATGACGATTTCAGAGCATAACATTTATGTGGCGATGACAACAGTAAATTCAGATTTCTATCAAGGGCTACCTGCTGATATCCAAGCGATGATTGATGAAACAGTAGAAGAAATGCGTCCTGTTGCCTATGAGATGCAAGAACGCATGAACGAAGAACTGTTAGATAGTATCAAAAATAACGATACACATCCAACAGAAGTTATTGAACTAAGTGCCGCTGAAAGAGACGCATTTAGAGAGTTAGCAATCCCAGTTCGTCAATTCTTTATTGATGATGTTGGTGCTGACGCAGAAATGATTTTAAATATGTTAATTGAGGAAATTGAAGCTGCACAATAA
- a CDS encoding TRAP transporter large permease, translated as MVVTLLTIMVVLLLLGFPMMIPLIAAPLLVLLIYFPAIDAWFMIQQMIEGVSGYVLLAVPLFIFAADIMSTGKTSQRLLDFIGGFIGHVRGGYAITTAAACTLFGSISGSTQATVVAIGKPMRQRLLSVGYKDSSAIALIINASDIALLIPPSIGMIVYAVVSGTSPGELFIAGIGPGLLIFLFFATYSYLYARWYKIPLAEKASWAERITFTKKALLPLGFPIIIVGGIYTGYFTPTEAAAISVLYALILEVLIFRSIKITDVPKIALSTGLVTSAVFVLVAGGQAFSWVISYARIPQMITSAVFSAEPTALYVLMMVAIFFFIGCMFVDPIVVILILTPIFYPVAMMAGVDPVHLGVVIVFQAALGSATPPFGVDIFTASAVFERPYLEVIRGTPPYIVMLIIVAILVILFEDISLFYRYFIVI; from the coding sequence ATGGTTGTAACACTTTTAACAATCATGGTGGTCTTATTACTGTTAGGATTTCCGATGATGATTCCTTTAATTGCAGCACCATTACTAGTATTACTAATCTACTTCCCTGCTATTGATGCTTGGTTTATGATTCAACAAATGATCGAAGGTGTTAGTGGTTATGTTCTATTAGCGGTTCCGCTGTTTATCTTTGCAGCAGACATCATGTCTACCGGAAAAACATCGCAACGGCTATTAGATTTTATCGGCGGATTTATTGGTCATGTCCGCGGAGGCTATGCAATTACAACAGCGGCAGCTTGTACATTATTTGGTTCGATTTCTGGTTCTACCCAAGCAACTGTTGTTGCAATAGGAAAGCCGATGCGGCAACGGTTGTTATCGGTTGGATATAAAGATTCAAGTGCAATTGCCTTAATCATTAATGCCAGTGATATTGCCTTATTAATCCCGCCTAGTATTGGGATGATCGTTTATGCGGTCGTTTCAGGAACATCACCTGGTGAATTATTTATTGCTGGTATTGGTCCTGGGCTATTAATTTTCTTGTTTTTTGCCACTTATAGTTATTTATATGCTAGGTGGTATAAAATTCCATTGGCAGAAAAAGCATCTTGGGCTGAACGCATTACCTTTACGAAAAAAGCCTTGTTGCCGCTAGGATTTCCGATCATCATAGTTGGTGGTATTTATACTGGATATTTTACGCCGACAGAGGCAGCGGCTATTTCAGTTTTATATGCGCTTATTTTAGAGGTTCTTATTTTTCGTTCAATTAAAATAACTGACGTTCCAAAAATAGCGTTATCAACAGGCTTAGTTACATCAGCTGTTTTTGTTCTTGTTGCCGGTGGTCAAGCGTTCTCTTGGGTAATCTCGTATGCAAGAATTCCTCAAATGATCACGTCAGCTGTTTTTTCGGCTGAGCCAACAGCGCTTTATGTCTTGATGATGGTCGCGATTTTTTTCTTTATCGGATGTATGTTTGTCGATCCAATTGTCGTCATTTTAATCTTAACACCGATTTTCTACCCAGTGGCTATGATGGCCGGCGTAGACCCGGTTCACTTAGGTGTAGTTATTGTTTTTCAAGCAGCACTTGGTTCTGCAACGCCTCCATTTGGAGTGGACATTTTTACGGCAAGTGCAGTTTTTGAACGTCCTTATTTAGAGGTAATAAGAGGAACACCGCCTTACATTGTAATGTTAATTATCGTTGCGATTTTAGTGATTTTGTTTGAAGATATTTCATTATTTTATCGTTATTTTATCGTTATATAA
- a CDS encoding TRAP transporter small permease, with the protein MISRLDRYLMKIEEFILSYSVILIFVMVAGNVLSRVITKNSWSFSAEVSQFAVIIATFMGISYAARKGRHIRMSAFFDLAPQRVKKFLAIMISAVTAFVLLVLAYYSFEYVLWTMNTGRVTTALQVPAYFMAIFLPIGFVLGALQYFRNVWINIKEDEIYIGTEKLDFSEKETDNDPKTQAQII; encoded by the coding sequence GTGATAAGCAGGCTTGATCGCTACCTAATGAAAATTGAAGAGTTTATTTTAAGTTATTCGGTAATATTAATTTTTGTTATGGTAGCTGGGAACGTCCTTAGTCGGGTGATTACCAAGAATAGTTGGTCATTTTCCGCTGAAGTTAGTCAGTTTGCGGTAATCATTGCAACGTTTATGGGAATTAGTTATGCAGCAAGAAAAGGAAGGCATATTCGGATGAGTGCATTTTTTGATCTAGCACCACAGCGAGTAAAAAAGTTTCTTGCGATTATGATTTCGGCAGTAACGGCGTTTGTTTTACTTGTATTGGCTTACTACTCCTTCGAATACGTGTTATGGACAATGAATACAGGTCGAGTGACGACAGCGCTACAAGTACCAGCATATTTTATGGCAATTTTTTTACCAATAGGCTTTGTATTAGGAGCTCTTCAATACTTCCGAAATGTCTGGATTAACATTAAAGAAGATGAGATCTATATTGGTACCGAGAAATTAGATTTTTCCGAAAAAGAAACCGACAACGATCCTAAAACCCAAGCGCAAATAATTTAA
- a CDS encoding leucyl aminopeptidase: protein MYKVKDSDILSKKIGAIVVGLFEDDNKPEGIVKEIDKKMDGSIVELLIENEISTKFKKVTKIHTLGKLEAKVIYFVGLGKKQALTFEKVREAFAALTKSLKKDRQKEVGIAFDTFLREKKGGELFARALSEAIGLVSYNTLTYKEAIEEVTTIESLVIYTGLDKEAIEESIAVGVAYSNGTNLARKLVNAPANYMTPTDLATAAKEVALRYGMEFSVLERAEMEELGMGALLAVAKGSDQPPKMIVLKYRGQEKWENVLSFVGKGLTFDSGGISIKPALNMHEMKMDMGGAATVLGAMEVIGSLKPDVNVMAVIPSTENLINGSALKPGDVITSLSGKTIEVRNTDAEGRLILADGITYAKQLGADYLVDVATLTGAVIVALADVTTGAVTNDEEFVGDVLVAAGEAGELLWRLPNFDPYKEMLRSSDVADLNNSPGREGGAITAGLFVGEFAGDTPWVHLDIAGTGWAKKASDFGPKGGTGSMVRTLATLARNF from the coding sequence ATGTACAAAGTGAAAGATAGTGATATTTTATCGAAAAAGATTGGAGCTATTGTTGTCGGCCTATTTGAAGATGATAATAAACCAGAAGGTATTGTTAAAGAAATTGATAAAAAAATGGATGGTAGTATTGTCGAACTTTTGATTGAAAATGAAATTTCGACAAAGTTTAAAAAAGTAACTAAAATACATACACTTGGCAAGTTAGAAGCCAAAGTAATTTATTTTGTTGGTCTTGGAAAAAAACAAGCCTTAACATTTGAAAAAGTTCGCGAAGCTTTTGCAGCTTTAACAAAAAGTTTAAAAAAGGATCGACAAAAAGAAGTAGGAATAGCTTTTGATACTTTTTTAAGGGAGAAAAAAGGTGGTGAACTTTTTGCTAGGGCATTATCAGAAGCAATTGGTTTAGTGAGTTACAATACGCTTACCTATAAAGAAGCAATAGAAGAAGTAACGACAATTGAAAGCCTAGTCATTTATACAGGGTTAGATAAAGAAGCAATAGAAGAAAGCATTGCGGTCGGCGTTGCTTATAGTAACGGGACAAACTTAGCGCGTAAGCTCGTTAATGCACCTGCTAACTATATGACACCAACAGATTTAGCAACAGCGGCTAAAGAAGTGGCACTTCGATATGGGATGGAATTTTCTGTTCTTGAGCGAGCTGAAATGGAAGAACTAGGGATGGGAGCTCTTTTAGCGGTTGCTAAAGGATCTGATCAACCGCCAAAAATGATCGTCCTTAAATATCGTGGCCAGGAAAAGTGGGAAAACGTTTTAAGTTTTGTTGGTAAAGGTTTAACTTTTGATTCAGGTGGGATTTCCATTAAGCCGGCACTAAATATGCATGAGATGAAAATGGATATGGGAGGAGCTGCGACAGTATTAGGGGCGATGGAAGTGATTGGCTCTCTTAAACCAGACGTTAACGTTATGGCAGTCATTCCTTCGACGGAAAATTTAATTAATGGTAGTGCTTTAAAACCTGGTGACGTGATTACTTCACTAAGTGGGAAAACGATTGAGGTTCGCAATACAGATGCAGAAGGGCGCCTGATTTTGGCAGATGGTATCACCTATGCAAAGCAACTAGGAGCTGATTACCTTGTTGATGTAGCGACACTAACAGGAGCAGTTATCGTTGCTTTAGCGGATGTTACAACCGGAGCGGTGACAAATGATGAAGAATTTGTTGGAGATGTATTAGTAGCTGCTGGAGAAGCTGGAGAATTATTATGGAGACTTCCTAACTTTGATCCATACAAAGAAATGCTGCGATCTAGTGATGTTGCTGATTTGAATAATTCCCCAGGTCGTGAAGGTGGCGCTATTACTGCTGGACTGTTTGTTGGCGAATTTGCTGGTGATACACCGTGGGTTCATTTAGACATTGCCGGTACTGGTTGGGCAAAGAAGGCCAGTGATTTTGGTCCGAAGGGTGGAACAGGTTCAATGGTTCGTACGCTTGCTACTTTGGCAAGAAACTTTTAA
- a CDS encoding divergent PAP2 family protein — translation MEILTNFPLWAALIAIGLAQFIKVPLQYIATKRFDWTLITSTGGMPSSHSAAVTALSTAFALTEGLESPYFAISAIFGVIVMFDASGVRRHAGEQATVLNRLVADFNKLLTEVKSWPEKKEQEKRKELKELLGHQPIEVFFGGLTGILLTFLLHFLLF, via the coding sequence ATGGAGATACTGACAAATTTTCCTTTATGGGCTGCTTTAATAGCTATAGGATTGGCACAATTTATCAAAGTACCACTTCAATATATTGCAACGAAAAGATTTGATTGGACATTGATTACGAGCACTGGTGGCATGCCAAGTTCACATTCAGCCGCCGTTACCGCTTTGAGTACGGCTTTCGCTCTTACAGAAGGTTTAGAATCGCCCTACTTCGCCATTTCAGCAATTTTTGGAGTTATTGTTATGTTTGATGCGTCTGGAGTACGCCGCCATGCTGGCGAACAAGCCACTGTCCTAAATCGATTAGTTGCTGATTTTAATAAACTTCTAACCGAAGTAAAATCGTGGCCCGAGAAAAAAGAGCAAGAAAAACGTAAAGAACTAAAAGAACTGTTAGGACACCAACCAATTGAAGTGTTTTTCGGTGGTTTAACAGGTATATTGTTAACGTTTTTATTACATTTTTTATTATTTTAA
- a CDS encoding cobalamin-binding protein, with protein MRLISICPSNTELLAYLGLTEQLVAVDDFSDWPEEINSLPRLGSDLSIDMDKLQALKPDLVLASLSVPGMERNVEELEKRNIPHIVLNPNSLQEIYEDLLTVGEKTGTAIKAKEVAEKFLAEINYYKELHKEDTNGLIYWEWWPKPIFTPGKYNWLTDVSEIVGGENCFSDYEKSSVQTDWATVIEKNPDHICMVWVGVKEEKMKLAAITKREKANEIKAVQNNNLYILEEALFCRPSPRIIDGIKKLSSILK; from the coding sequence ATGAGACTAATTTCAATCTGTCCTAGTAATACTGAACTTCTTGCTTATTTAGGTTTAACTGAACAACTTGTTGCTGTAGACGATTTTTCTGATTGGCCGGAGGAAATCAATAGCTTGCCGCGTCTTGGTTCTGATTTGTCTATTGATATGGATAAGCTTCAAGCTTTAAAGCCAGACCTTGTACTCGCCTCGCTGAGTGTCCCAGGTATGGAGCGTAATGTGGAGGAGCTTGAGAAAAGAAATATTCCCCACATCGTTCTTAATCCTAATTCACTTCAAGAAATTTACGAAGACCTGCTCACAGTCGGAGAGAAAACCGGTACTGCCATAAAGGCAAAAGAAGTAGCTGAGAAATTTCTAGCAGAAATAAATTATTATAAAGAGTTACATAAAGAAGATACTAATGGACTTATTTATTGGGAATGGTGGCCTAAACCAATTTTCACTCCAGGAAAATATAATTGGTTAACAGATGTCAGTGAAATAGTTGGTGGTGAAAACTGTTTTTCGGACTATGAAAAATCAAGTGTTCAAACTGACTGGGCAACAGTAATCGAAAAAAATCCAGATCATATATGCATGGTCTGGGTCGGAGTTAAAGAAGAAAAAATGAAGCTTGCAGCAATCACAAAGCGCGAAAAAGCAAACGAAATTAAAGCTGTTCAAAATAATAACCTTTACATACTTGAAGAAGCCCTCTTTTGTCGTCCGTCTCCAAGAATAATTGATGGAATTAAAAAGCTATCTTCTATATTGAAGTGA